The following are encoded in a window of Clostridia bacterium genomic DNA:
- the lon gene encoding endopeptidase La, with translation MARNAAEVRELPLLPLRGLLVFPNMVIHLDVGRDRSVNAIDEAMNSDREILLVMQKDAQVDVPDLDDVYQIGTVAEIKQLLKLPGGTIRVLVEGLTRARITRLLETDPVMRVEVEIPGETYEKTLEIEALVRNLRELFEQYVKVSKKIPPETVMAVVAIEEPGRLADVIASHLILKLSDKQEILEAIDIKERLEKLLQILTNEMEILELERRISARVRRQMEKTQKEYYLREQLKAIQKELGEKDEKAAEVDELREKIEKAKLPKAVEEKALKELERLEKMPPMVAEATVVRNYLDWLLSVPWSKETRDRLDIHAAEKILDEDHYGLQDVKDRILEYLAIRQLAPKIRGPILCFVGPPGVGKTSLGKSIARCLGRKFVRMSLGGVRDEAEIRGHRRTYVGAMPGRIIQGLKNAGTRNPVFLLDEIDKLGSDFRGDPSSALLEVLDPEQNNSFSDHYLEVPYDLSKVLFITTANVTHTIPRPLLDRMEVIQISGYTEEEKLEIAKRHLLKKQMQEHGLKDDMLTVSDNALRKIIREYTREAGVRNLERQIATVCRKTARDIVAKKVTAGKITSKNLDTYLGMPRYRKRQAEKHNEVGVATGLAVTEFGGDVLAVEATLLNGKGKVTLTGQLGDVMKESAYAGLSYLRSRSEELNIPEDFHETMDIHIHVPEGAIPKDGPSAGITMATALASALTNRPVRKDVAMTGEITLRGRVLAIGGVKEKVLAAHRVGIQHIILPRENEKDLEEIPAEIRRKLKFHLVEHLDEVLEQALVREEQ, from the coding sequence ATGGCAAGGAACGCCGCCGAAGTACGAGAGCTGCCTCTTTTGCCTTTAAGGGGATTACTTGTTTTTCCGAATATGGTCATTCATTTGGATGTGGGAAGGGATCGCTCGGTCAACGCCATTGATGAAGCCATGAACAGCGACCGGGAAATTCTACTGGTGATGCAGAAAGATGCTCAGGTGGACGTACCTGATTTAGATGATGTCTACCAAATAGGGACCGTGGCCGAGATCAAGCAGCTGCTGAAATTGCCGGGCGGCACCATCAGGGTTTTAGTAGAAGGACTTACCAGAGCCAGGATTACGCGCCTTTTGGAAACCGACCCGGTGATGCGGGTGGAAGTGGAGATTCCCGGTGAGACCTATGAAAAGACCCTGGAAATTGAAGCGCTGGTGCGTAATCTGCGGGAGCTTTTTGAGCAGTATGTCAAGGTCAGCAAGAAGATCCCGCCGGAAACGGTGATGGCGGTGGTGGCCATCGAAGAGCCGGGCAGGCTGGCCGATGTTATTGCCTCCCATTTAATCTTGAAGCTGTCGGACAAGCAGGAGATCCTGGAGGCCATTGACATCAAAGAGCGCTTGGAAAAGCTGCTGCAGATTCTTACCAATGAGATGGAAATCCTGGAGCTGGAAAGACGGATCAGTGCCAGGGTACGCCGCCAGATGGAGAAAACCCAGAAGGAATACTATTTAAGAGAACAGTTGAAAGCCATTCAGAAAGAACTGGGCGAAAAGGACGAAAAAGCTGCGGAAGTCGACGAGCTGAGGGAAAAGATCGAGAAAGCCAAGCTTCCGAAGGCGGTGGAGGAAAAAGCCTTAAAAGAACTGGAGCGTTTGGAAAAGATGCCTCCCATGGTGGCGGAAGCCACCGTGGTCCGGAATTACCTGGACTGGCTGTTGTCCGTCCCCTGGTCCAAAGAAACCCGGGACCGGCTGGATATCCATGCGGCTGAAAAGATCCTGGATGAGGATCATTACGGTCTGCAGGATGTCAAGGACCGCATCCTGGAGTACCTGGCCATCCGGCAGCTGGCACCGAAAATCCGGGGCCCCATTCTTTGTTTTGTCGGTCCCCCCGGTGTCGGCAAAACTTCACTGGGCAAGTCCATTGCCCGCTGCCTGGGGAGGAAGTTTGTGCGGATGTCCCTGGGCGGTGTGCGGGATGAAGCGGAAATCAGGGGACACCGGAGAACATATGTGGGCGCCATGCCCGGCCGGATTATCCAGGGGCTGAAAAATGCCGGCACCCGCAACCCGGTTTTCCTGCTGGATGAAATCGATAAACTGGGCAGCGATTTTCGCGGGGACCCGTCCTCGGCCTTGCTGGAAGTACTGGATCCGGAGCAGAACAACTCTTTCAGCGATCACTACCTGGAAGTCCCTTATGACCTGTCCAAAGTGCTGTTTATCACCACGGCTAACGTGACCCATACCATCCCGCGCCCCCTGCTGGATCGCATGGAAGTCATCCAGATTTCCGGCTATACGGAAGAGGAAAAGCTGGAAATCGCCAAGCGTCATTTGCTGAAGAAGCAGATGCAGGAGCACGGCTTGAAAGATGACATGCTTACCGTCTCCGACAACGCCTTGAGAAAAATCATCCGGGAATACACCCGTGAGGCGGGGGTGCGGAACCTGGAACGACAGATTGCCACGGTCTGCCGGAAAACGGCCAGGGATATTGTAGCCAAGAAAGTCACTGCCGGAAAGATCACGTCGAAAAACCTTGATACCTACCTGGGCATGCCCCGCTATCGCAAGCGGCAGGCGGAGAAGCATAACGAAGTGGGGGTAGCCACGGGGCTGGCAGTGACGGAATTCGGCGGCGACGTCCTGGCGGTGGAAGCCACCCTATTAAACGGCAAGGGCAAAGTGACCCTCACCGGTCAACTGGGCGATGTGATGAAGGAATCGGCTTATGCCGGGCTGAGCTACCTGCGCTCCCGTTCCGAGGAGCTCAATATCCCGGAGGATTTCCATGAAACCATGGATATTCACATCCACGTACCGGAAGGAGCTATTCCTAAAGACGGTCCTTCGGCAGGCATTACCATGGCTACCGCTTTAGCCTCGGCCCTGACCAACCGGCCGGTGCGGAAGGACGTAGCCATGACCGGGGAGATCACGTTACGCGGCAGGGTGCTGGCCATTGGCGGGGTGAAGGAAAAAGTACTGGCCGCCCACCGGGTGGGTATCCAGCACATCATCCTGCCCAGGGAAAACGAAAAGGACCTGGAAGAAATCCCCGCTGAGATCAGGCGCAAACTCAAGTTTCACCTGGTGGAACACTTGGATGAAGTGCTGGAACAGGCGCTGGTCCGGGAGGAACAATGA
- the lonB gene encoding ATP-dependent protease LonB, protein MINYSSGLGGILGFIQVFFAIVIGLYFWNLLKSQQGNRIAIERESRKEMEKLEKMRQIRLTEPLNEKTRPTSFDEIIGQEDGLKALKAALCGPNPQHVIIYGPPGVGKTAAARLVLEEAKKNPDSPFREDAKFVEVDGATARFDERGIADPLIGSVHDPIYQGAGAMGMAGIPQPKPGAVTKAHGGILFIDEIGELHPIQINKLLKVLEDRKVLLESSYYSSEDTNIPKHIHDIFQNGLPADFRLVAATTRLPEHIPPAIRSRCMEVFFRALLPEEIMVIARNAAKKVNFDIVEEAVQVVGKYATNGREAVNIIQIAAGLAQTEGRHQITKEDVEWVIHSGQYSPRPEKKIRPQPQVGLVNGLAVYGPNMGMLMELEATVIPVAKGQGKVVVTGVVEEEEMGSGDGRRIRRKSMARESVENVLTILRRNLDVDPRDYDIHVNFPGGVPVDGPSAGVTIATAIYSAIKELPVDNKVAMTGEVSIRGEVKPVGGIVAKVEAARQAGVKKVFIPKDNWQDLFTRMTDIKVVPVERLEEVIKGALPAETLTAVGEGRRVGTELLSAMGSASLQVSHK, encoded by the coding sequence ATGATCAATTACTCTTCCGGTCTCGGCGGGATCCTGGGGTTTATCCAGGTCTTTTTTGCCATCGTGATCGGGTTGTACTTCTGGAATCTCCTAAAAAGCCAGCAAGGGAACAGGATCGCCATCGAAAGAGAATCCCGCAAGGAAATGGAAAAGCTCGAAAAAATGCGGCAGATCCGCTTAACTGAACCCCTCAATGAGAAAACCCGTCCCACCTCCTTCGATGAAATCATCGGGCAGGAAGACGGGTTAAAGGCTTTGAAGGCGGCCCTCTGCGGCCCCAATCCCCAGCACGTGATCATCTACGGGCCCCCCGGGGTCGGCAAGACGGCGGCTGCCCGTTTGGTATTGGAGGAAGCAAAGAAAAACCCTGATTCCCCCTTCCGCGAAGACGCCAAGTTTGTGGAAGTTGACGGGGCCACCGCCAGATTTGATGAAAGGGGTATTGCCGATCCCCTGATCGGTTCCGTTCACGATCCCATCTATCAAGGCGCAGGGGCCATGGGCATGGCCGGGATTCCGCAGCCCAAGCCGGGCGCCGTGACCAAGGCCCACGGGGGTATTCTGTTCATTGACGAAATCGGGGAGCTGCACCCGATCCAGATAAATAAACTGTTAAAAGTGCTGGAAGACCGGAAAGTATTGCTGGAAAGCTCCTATTACAGTTCGGAAGACACCAACATCCCCAAGCACATCCACGACATCTTTCAAAACGGGCTCCCGGCGGACTTTCGCCTGGTAGCGGCTACCACCCGCCTGCCGGAACACATTCCCCCGGCCATTCGTTCCCGCTGCATGGAAGTGTTCTTCCGGGCCCTGCTACCTGAAGAAATCATGGTGATCGCCCGGAATGCCGCCAAAAAGGTGAACTTTGACATTGTGGAAGAAGCGGTGCAAGTGGTGGGGAAATACGCCACCAACGGCCGGGAAGCGGTGAATATCATCCAAATTGCGGCGGGGCTGGCCCAAACGGAAGGCCGCCACCAGATTACCAAAGAAGATGTGGAGTGGGTCATCCACAGCGGGCAGTATTCTCCCCGCCCGGAAAAGAAAATTCGTCCCCAGCCGCAGGTGGGATTGGTGAACGGGTTGGCCGTCTACGGCCCCAATATGGGCATGCTGATGGAATTGGAAGCCACGGTGATTCCCGTGGCCAAGGGCCAGGGTAAAGTGGTGGTCACCGGGGTGGTGGAAGAAGAGGAGATGGGTTCCGGTGACGGCAGGCGGATCCGCCGTAAGAGCATGGCCCGGGAATCCGTGGAAAACGTGCTGACCATTCTCCGCCGCAATTTGGATGTGGACCCCAGGGATTATGATATTCATGTGAATTTCCCGGGCGGAGTGCCCGTGGACGGCCCGTCGGCGGGAGTAACCATTGCCACGGCCATTTATTCCGCTATCAAGGAACTGCCGGTGGATAACAAGGTGGCCATGACGGGTGAGGTATCCATCCGCGGTGAGGTGAAGCCGGTCGGCGGCATCGTGGCGAAGGTGGAAGCGGCCCGGCAGGCGGGAGTGAAGAAGGTGTTTATCCCAAAAGATAACTGGCAAGATCTGTTTACCAGGATGACGGACATAAAGGTGGTGCCGGTGGAAAGGCTGGAAGAGGTCATCAAGGGTGCCCTGCCGGCGGAAACCTTGACCGCCGTTGGGGAAGGACGGCGGGTTGGCACGGAACTCTTAAGCGCCATGGGTTCTGCCAGCTTGCAAGTAAGCCATAAGTGA
- a CDS encoding YihA family ribosome biogenesis GTP-binding protein yields MKITSAAYKCTAVNPSQYPKGELPEIALVGRSNVGKSSFINAVTGRKSLARTSSQPGKTRTLNFYLINDAFYLVDLPGYGFAKVSQAEKQRWAAMIEDYLRHREQLCFIVQLVDIRHEPTADDVQMHEWIKAYDLDAAVIATKADKISRGRYLQHAKVVRNKLGMDQDTPLIVFSAVEGTGVEEARKLLLTASQNRVG; encoded by the coding sequence ATGAAGATCACCTCAGCTGCTTATAAATGCACTGCCGTGAACCCCAGCCAGTACCCTAAAGGGGAGCTGCCGGAGATTGCCCTGGTCGGCCGTTCGAATGTAGGTAAATCCTCCTTCATCAACGCCGTCACCGGCAGGAAGTCCCTGGCTCGCACCAGCAGCCAGCCGGGCAAAACCAGGACCTTGAATTTCTATCTAATCAATGATGCTTTTTACCTGGTGGATTTGCCCGGTTACGGTTTTGCCAAGGTGAGCCAAGCGGAAAAGCAGCGCTGGGCCGCCATGATCGAAGATTACCTGCGCCACCGGGAGCAGTTGTGTTTTATCGTGCAGTTAGTGGATATCCGGCATGAGCCCACCGCTGATGATGTGCAGATGCATGAGTGGATCAAGGCTTATGACCTGGATGCGGCGGTGATTGCCACCAAGGCGGATAAGATCAGCCGCGGCCGGTACCTGCAGCATGCTAAGGTCGTGAGAAATAAATTAGGGATGGATCAGGACACCCCCTTAATTGTCTTCAGTGCGGTGGAAGGCACGGGGGTGGAAGAGGCGCGGAAGCTTCTCCTGACCGCCTCGCAAAACAGGGTTGGCTAG